TCTTATAGATGTGCTTCTCGGCTTCATCACACAGCCTGTAGTTTTTTAGTGTCTCCAGTGGCTGTTTCCTACTGATGACTCCTGTTTCAGGGTCGACCGTGGTGAAGATGCACCTTCCGCACGCCATCACGCGGTGCATCCGCACATCACCAATCTGGATGTCTTCCCAAGAATCCTCATCAAAGGCTTCGCAACTGCTCACAATGACATTTGGTCGAAAGCGTGCAACTGTGACGTCATTCTCCAGCCTGCTGTTTAGATCCTTCACAGAGGCTTCAGACAGCAACATTATCGGGCCACAATCGGGGTACGCAATCTTTTCCCTCTGAGGATAGAGAGACTCTGTCTCTGCTGGCCTCCTGGGCTTCATGTGGGGCTCAAAGTGCACCAAGCGAAAGGTTTTTCCAGCAGCCAGGTAGCTGGTGAGCCAGTTAGACACTTCGTCGCCACAGTCCCTGCCTTGGATGTCGCTGCTAAACACCCTGCAGTTGATGATGGGATTGTCAGGCTGCAGAACAGGGAACCTCAGCTGCTCCATGTCGGGTCCATTCAGACACATCTGTCCCCCCTTACTGGTCAACGACACCAGCACCAGGCGAGGCTCTTGCCTTCCCGTCACCATGTGGCCATCCTCAGTGATCACCAGCCAGTGCCTGCATTAAAACAAAGGGGGGCAGCCATTATCACCTCGCTTCAGtcacctcagtcaataggggACTTTCTTTTCTATGCACACTCAGattcacacacatacacggaCAGTCCAGCACACTACATACGCTCACACATCAAATACAcagctactctgtttattatatttcctgattgcctagtcaacTTTTCCCCCTACCCacatgtaaatactgtattagctcaattacctcgtacccctgcacattgactcagtactagtactccttgtatgtagtcttattgtgttactatttccttttttatttagcaaatatttgtCTTTTTAATTCTGCATTTTTGGGAATGGGCtcgtaagtatttcactgtaatgtctacacctgttgtatttggcgcatgtgaccaataacattttatttgatttaacattCTACAAAACACATGTTATGCAAGAATTAGCTGCTATGCACGAGCTCAGTATGGTATTAAAACTCTAGTTTCATGTCAAGACAACAGCAGTTACCTAACTCCCCCACCACTGTAAAAAAGTATTTTGGAAGCtaaagaaatgcatttattaatgtctacat
This DNA window, taken from Oncorhynchus nerka isolate Pitt River linkage group LG23, Oner_Uvic_2.0, whole genome shotgun sequence, encodes the following:
- the LOC115106702 gene encoding mitochondrial amidoxime-reducing component 1-like, with translation MNLVDVLRNAFTFIYKKAQLWAVGGGITVVALGLGYKFLLRPDKLNRVGVVSQLLIHPLKSGRAVSVALAECQLIGLKYGELRDRHWLVITEDGHMVTGRQEPRLVLVSLTSKGGQMCLNGPDMEQLRFPVLQPDNPIINCRVFSSDIQGRDCGDEVSNWLTSYLAAGKTFRLVHFEPHMKPRRPAETESLYPQREKIAYPDCGPIMLLSEASVKDLNSRLENDVTVARFRPNVIVSSCEAFDEDSWEDIQIGDVRMHRVMACGRCIFTTVDPETGVISRKQPLETLKNYRLCDEAEKHIYKTSPLFGQMYTVSKTGILQVGDVVYKISH